A window of Corallococcus macrosporus DSM 14697 contains these coding sequences:
- the metG gene encoding methionine--tRNA ligase: MAERILVTSALPYANGPVHIGHAVEYVQTDIYVRFLRSCGRDVVYFCADDTHGTPIELNAAKQGLKPEEFVARFHEEHQRDFHDLDVRFDCFHSTNSPENRQYAELIYGRLKEKGDIERRNIEQTYCEKDRRFLPDRFIKGTCPNCKAPDQYGDACEKCGKAYAPTDLIDARCALCGTPPVRKHSEHLFFKLSRHADFLQDVLRKPGFLHPGLATQLQGFFEKGLADWDISRDGPYFGFAIPGETDKYFYVWLDAPIGYIATTEKWAKETGKAKSALDYWAADADTRIIHFIGKDIVYFHALFWPAVLNVAGFHGPSEIKVHGHLTVNGEKMSKSRGTMVPVRDYLDHLDPSYLRYFYAANLGPGVEDLDLNLKDFRQRVNGELVNNVGNLANRALSLLAGPLEKRLAPGRAEGPGRALVEAALARVPEVRDAFDKLEYRSAIRVITEIASAANGFLQTAAPWAQVKKDAEVARADLSDAADVAYLLGALLAPVTPRLSEKLFAQLGAEPLTFQALEGAKYPLLDRSRPIGTPEPLLPRLEEERVNAIIKLPEGAPAPQAAEGKPSKGAKAEKKPAEAPAATQASPGAGAAEASGEIEYDDFAKVVLKAGKVLAAEKVPKADKLIKLTIDLGEGSPRTIVSGIAEAFAPEALTGRNVVVVANLKPRKLKGIESRGMVLTAGPGGKELSLLDPGDVAPGSEVK, translated from the coding sequence ATGGCGGAGAGAATCCTCGTCACCAGCGCGCTGCCCTACGCGAACGGCCCGGTCCACATCGGCCACGCCGTCGAGTACGTGCAGACCGACATCTACGTTCGTTTCCTCCGCTCGTGCGGCAGGGACGTCGTCTACTTCTGTGCCGATGACACCCACGGCACCCCCATCGAGCTGAACGCGGCGAAGCAGGGCCTCAAGCCCGAGGAGTTCGTCGCCCGCTTCCACGAGGAGCACCAGCGGGACTTCCACGACCTCGACGTCCGCTTCGACTGCTTCCACTCCACCAACTCGCCGGAGAACCGCCAGTACGCGGAGCTCATCTACGGGCGGCTGAAGGAGAAGGGCGACATCGAGCGCCGGAACATCGAGCAGACCTACTGCGAGAAGGACCGCCGCTTCCTGCCGGACCGCTTCATCAAGGGCACCTGCCCCAACTGCAAGGCGCCGGACCAGTACGGTGACGCCTGCGAGAAGTGCGGCAAGGCCTACGCGCCCACGGACCTCATCGACGCGCGCTGTGCCCTGTGCGGCACGCCCCCGGTCCGCAAGCACTCCGAACACCTGTTCTTCAAGCTGTCGCGGCACGCGGACTTCCTCCAGGACGTGCTGCGCAAGCCGGGCTTCCTCCACCCGGGCCTGGCCACCCAGCTCCAGGGCTTCTTTGAGAAGGGCCTGGCGGACTGGGACATCAGCCGCGACGGGCCGTACTTCGGCTTCGCGATTCCGGGTGAGACGGACAAGTACTTCTACGTCTGGCTGGACGCGCCCATCGGCTACATCGCCACCACGGAGAAGTGGGCGAAGGAGACGGGCAAGGCGAAGAGCGCGCTGGACTACTGGGCCGCGGACGCCGACACCCGCATCATCCACTTCATCGGCAAGGACATCGTCTACTTCCACGCGCTGTTCTGGCCGGCCGTGCTCAACGTCGCGGGCTTCCACGGCCCCAGCGAAATCAAGGTCCACGGCCACCTCACGGTGAACGGCGAGAAGATGTCGAAGAGCCGCGGCACCATGGTGCCGGTGCGCGACTACCTGGACCACCTGGACCCCAGCTACCTGCGCTACTTCTACGCGGCCAACCTGGGCCCGGGCGTGGAGGACCTGGACCTCAACCTCAAGGACTTCCGCCAGCGCGTGAATGGCGAGCTGGTCAACAACGTGGGCAACCTGGCCAACCGCGCCCTGTCGCTGCTGGCCGGTCCGCTGGAGAAGCGCCTGGCGCCCGGCCGCGCCGAGGGCCCGGGCCGCGCCTTGGTGGAGGCCGCGCTCGCCCGCGTGCCGGAGGTTCGCGACGCGTTCGACAAGCTGGAGTATCGGTCCGCCATCCGCGTCATCACCGAGATTGCCTCGGCCGCCAACGGCTTCCTCCAGACAGCCGCCCCGTGGGCCCAGGTGAAGAAGGACGCGGAGGTCGCTCGCGCGGACCTGTCCGACGCCGCGGACGTGGCCTACCTCCTGGGCGCGCTGCTCGCTCCGGTGACGCCGCGCCTGTCGGAGAAGCTCTTCGCCCAGCTCGGCGCGGAGCCGCTGACGTTCCAGGCCCTGGAGGGCGCGAAGTACCCGCTGTTGGATCGCAGCCGCCCCATTGGCACGCCCGAGCCGCTGCTGCCGCGGCTGGAGGAGGAGCGCGTCAACGCCATCATCAAGCTGCCGGAAGGCGCTCCGGCGCCGCAGGCCGCGGAGGGCAAGCCATCCAAGGGCGCCAAGGCGGAGAAGAAGCCCGCCGAGGCCCCCGCCGCGACGCAGGCGTCACCGGGCGCCGGCGCGGCCGAGGCCTCGGGTGAAATCGAGTACGACGACTTCGCCAAGGTGGTGCTGAAAGCCGGCAAGGTGCTGGCCGCGGAGAAGGTTCCGAAGGCGGACAAGCTCATCAAGCTCACCATCGACCTGGGCGAGGGGAGCCCGCGCACCATCGTCTCCGGCATCGCGGAGGCCTTCGCGCCGGAAGCCCTCACCGGGCGCAACGTGGTGGTGGTGGCCAACCTCAAGCCGCGCAAGCTCAAGGGCATCGAGTCGCGCGGCATGGTCCTGACGGCGGGGCCGGGTGGCAAGGAGCTGTCGCTGCTGGACCCGGGCGACGTGGCCCCTGGCAGCGAGGTGAAGTGA
- a CDS encoding HEAT repeat domain-containing protein — translation MADWRAERDQALLTLERENRPAFRTEAALQLYHLASEVPEHAAEFLEALPRLLADKQVEVRRAGVSLASVVVPPAELPELLIARLRDEEWQIRLEATGRLADLARPELRGALASMLEDGTFEVRFEAARGIASLQHAAGLDVLLEALDADLLRFRALGALAELGDARALPPVKKLFGRWLLPAFDKTQAAGVLAKLGDPDGATYLLQRMAKKRWSPDRALAVELCGEVKAPGALERLKEVLDDVKDPCQGAAARGLGRLGDARALPWLVGLLQDTQASEDTRLDAADGLWRLGGAEAREAVRNAVSTFPSPEARAELEELLREES, via the coding sequence GTGGCGGACTGGCGTGCCGAACGGGACCAGGCCCTCCTGACTCTGGAGCGAGAGAATCGCCCGGCGTTCCGGACGGAAGCCGCGCTCCAGCTCTATCACCTCGCGTCGGAGGTCCCCGAGCACGCCGCCGAATTCCTGGAGGCGCTCCCCCGTCTGCTGGCGGACAAGCAGGTGGAGGTGCGCCGGGCGGGGGTGAGCCTGGCCTCCGTGGTGGTGCCTCCGGCGGAGCTGCCGGAGCTGCTCATCGCCCGCCTGCGGGACGAGGAGTGGCAGATTCGTCTGGAGGCCACCGGCCGGCTGGCGGACCTGGCCCGGCCGGAGCTGCGCGGCGCGCTGGCCAGCATGCTGGAGGACGGCACCTTCGAGGTCCGCTTCGAGGCCGCGCGCGGCATCGCCTCCCTCCAGCACGCCGCGGGGCTGGACGTCCTGCTGGAGGCGCTGGACGCGGACCTGCTGCGCTTCCGGGCGCTGGGCGCGTTGGCGGAGCTGGGGGACGCGCGCGCGCTGCCCCCGGTGAAGAAGCTCTTTGGCCGCTGGCTCCTGCCCGCCTTCGACAAGACGCAGGCCGCCGGGGTGCTGGCGAAGCTGGGAGACCCCGACGGCGCGACGTACCTGCTCCAGCGGATGGCGAAGAAGCGGTGGAGCCCGGACCGCGCCCTGGCCGTGGAGCTCTGCGGCGAGGTGAAGGCCCCCGGCGCGCTGGAGCGGCTCAAAGAAGTGCTGGACGACGTGAAGGACCCCTGCCAGGGCGCGGCCGCGAGGGGCCTGGGCCGGCTGGGGGACGCGCGGGCGCTGCCCTGGCTGGTAGGCCTGCTCCAGGACACGCAGGCCTCCGAGGACACCCGGCTGGACGCCGCGGATGGGCTGTGGCGCCTCGGCGGGGCGGAGGCGCGTGAGGCCGTTCGCAACGCGGTGAGTACCTTTCCCTCGCCAGAGGCACGCGCCGAACTGGAAGAGCTGTTGCGGGAGGAGTCATGA
- a CDS encoding TatD family hydrolase — protein sequence MRFVDAHCHLEVKDYPDVMAVLDAARAAGLVHAVVVGQFHGPGNWGNALELAAAHPEFLSPTLGIHPHEAARATEEDLLTLERTCARPEVRAVGEAGLDYYYDHSPREAQAEVFRRQCALARQLGKPLVVHVRDAHDDCDAILGETGVSQGVIHCFTGDTDAARRYLDRGFLLSLSGVITYKKTEALQDAVRFAPLDRLMVETDSPYLAPVPHRGRKNQPSHVVETAKKVAELKGVTLEEVAAATTANAAALFNLNLR from the coding sequence ATGAGATTCGTCGACGCCCACTGTCACCTCGAGGTGAAGGACTACCCGGACGTCATGGCCGTGCTGGACGCGGCGCGCGCCGCGGGGCTGGTCCACGCCGTGGTGGTGGGCCAGTTCCACGGCCCGGGCAACTGGGGCAACGCGCTGGAGCTGGCGGCGGCGCACCCGGAGTTCCTGTCGCCCACGCTGGGCATCCACCCGCACGAGGCCGCGCGCGCCACCGAGGAGGACCTGCTCACGTTGGAGCGCACCTGCGCGCGCCCCGAGGTCCGGGCGGTGGGCGAGGCGGGCCTGGACTACTACTACGACCACTCGCCGCGCGAGGCGCAGGCGGAGGTGTTCCGGCGGCAGTGCGCGCTGGCGCGCCAGTTGGGCAAGCCGCTGGTGGTGCACGTGCGCGACGCGCATGATGACTGCGACGCCATCCTCGGCGAGACGGGCGTGTCCCAGGGCGTCATCCACTGCTTCACCGGCGACACGGACGCCGCGCGGCGCTACCTGGACCGGGGCTTCCTCCTGTCGCTGTCAGGCGTCATCACCTACAAGAAGACGGAGGCGCTCCAGGACGCGGTGCGCTTCGCGCCGTTGGACCGGCTGATGGTGGAGACGGACAGCCCCTACCTGGCGCCGGTGCCGCACCGGGGGCGGAAGAACCAGCCCTCGCACGTGGTGGAGACGGCGAAGAAGGTGGCCGAACTCAAGGGCGTGACGCTGGAGGAGGTGGCCGCCGCCACCACCGCCAACGCCGCCGCCCTCTTCAACCTCAACCTGCGTTGA
- a CDS encoding HD domain-containing phosphohydrolase, producing the protein MAKRLGERLIEAGLVNAGAVEQALEHQKITGHKVGDCLVELGLLQEAALLRFLAAEFQTRFVSADKLAKARIATEVLDRLPVRLAEAQNVLPLAVDPERKLLSVVAAEPQNKSLMDEIALVTGMSEVYAYVGLRSAISAAIRKHYYGDPTAFTALLEGANAQSAAPAAPSRAGAPEHGRTFAGTTTGTGNRGGLSLNFRVETDARMRLQRGSSTGTPAVRPSTQRREPGGPRGLVSDSDYVETLGIMVGLLEQDRQRHRGHSAQLARQAGIVGQRMGMPHKELAALSIAAYLHDLGKPAERHFSLASNAVNPEWKAQAKQACRVPTRMFETVHLPAQTNTILAQMYEAWDGSGTPQGAKGEDITLGARILAAVDSFLELTKNPGNALGRVLPKEQALEHLRKYAGVLYDPVVADIVIQLQSGELLRHRLESEGRQVLVVEPDETARGELLEAVLKQGLVAHALSTVEGARDGLARQDCDVLVVSLRLGLQDVMDLLEQARSAPETAGLPIAVVGEPDAPTRERLLMAGATDVLSPADKPAIATTVQALFDDRVQHNGPGRVVRGSFDELPPRELLRTLGGGHKSGRLNLRQHTLEGYLHLERGRVVFASFGGHSGEPALQALLKLKQADFQYDPDALLLDVPQMDQDLAALAGGLNAG; encoded by the coding sequence ATGGCGAAGAGGTTGGGAGAGCGCCTCATCGAGGCGGGGCTCGTCAACGCCGGGGCCGTGGAACAGGCCCTGGAGCACCAGAAGATCACCGGCCACAAGGTCGGTGATTGCCTGGTGGAGCTGGGGCTGCTCCAGGAGGCGGCGCTGCTGCGCTTCCTGGCGGCGGAGTTCCAGACGCGCTTCGTCAGCGCGGACAAGCTGGCGAAGGCGCGCATCGCCACCGAGGTGCTGGACCGGCTCCCGGTGCGTCTGGCCGAGGCGCAGAACGTGCTGCCGCTGGCGGTGGACCCGGAGCGCAAGCTGCTCTCCGTGGTCGCCGCCGAGCCGCAGAACAAGTCGCTGATGGACGAGATCGCCCTCGTCACGGGCATGTCGGAGGTCTACGCGTACGTGGGCCTGCGCAGCGCCATCTCCGCGGCCATCCGCAAGCACTACTACGGCGACCCCACCGCCTTCACCGCGCTGCTGGAGGGCGCCAACGCGCAGAGCGCGGCCCCGGCCGCGCCGTCCCGCGCGGGCGCGCCGGAGCACGGGCGCACCTTCGCGGGCACCACGACGGGCACCGGCAACCGGGGCGGGCTCAGCCTCAACTTCCGCGTGGAGACGGACGCGCGGATGCGGCTGCAGCGCGGCAGCAGCACCGGCACCCCGGCGGTCCGCCCGTCCACCCAGCGGCGCGAGCCCGGCGGCCCGCGCGGGCTGGTCAGCGACAGCGACTACGTGGAGACGCTGGGCATCATGGTGGGCCTGCTGGAGCAGGACCGGCAGCGCCACCGGGGGCACTCCGCGCAGCTCGCGCGGCAGGCCGGCATCGTGGGCCAGCGCATGGGCATGCCCCACAAGGAGCTGGCCGCGCTGTCCATCGCCGCCTACCTCCATGACCTGGGCAAGCCGGCGGAGCGGCACTTCTCGCTGGCGAGCAACGCCGTCAACCCGGAGTGGAAGGCGCAGGCGAAGCAGGCCTGCCGCGTCCCCACCCGCATGTTCGAGACGGTGCACCTGCCCGCGCAGACGAACACCATCCTGGCGCAGATGTACGAGGCCTGGGACGGCTCCGGCACGCCCCAGGGCGCCAAGGGCGAGGACATCACCCTGGGCGCGCGCATCCTGGCCGCGGTGGACAGCTTCCTGGAGCTGACGAAGAACCCGGGCAACGCCCTGGGCCGCGTGCTGCCCAAGGAGCAGGCCCTGGAGCACCTGCGCAAGTACGCGGGCGTGCTCTACGACCCGGTGGTGGCGGACATCGTCATCCAGCTCCAGAGCGGCGAGCTGCTGCGCCACCGGCTGGAGAGCGAGGGCCGCCAGGTGCTCGTGGTGGAGCCGGACGAGACGGCGCGCGGCGAGCTGCTGGAGGCGGTGCTGAAGCAGGGCCTGGTGGCGCACGCGCTGTCCACCGTGGAGGGCGCGCGGGATGGCCTGGCGCGGCAGGACTGCGACGTGCTGGTGGTGAGCCTGCGGCTGGGCCTGCAGGACGTCATGGACCTGCTGGAGCAGGCCCGCTCCGCGCCGGAGACGGCGGGGCTGCCCATCGCGGTGGTGGGCGAGCCCGACGCCCCCACGCGCGAGCGGCTGCTCATGGCCGGCGCCACGGACGTGCTGTCGCCCGCGGACAAGCCCGCCATCGCGACGACGGTGCAGGCGCTCTTCGACGACCGGGTGCAGCACAACGGCCCCGGCCGCGTGGTGCGCGGCAGCTTCGACGAGCTCCCCCCGCGCGAGCTGCTGCGCACGCTGGGCGGCGGCCACAAGAGCGGCCGGCTCAACCTGCGCCAGCACACGCTGGAGGGCTACCTGCACCTGGAGCGGGGCCGCGTCGTCTTCGCGTCCTTCGGCGGCCACTCCGGCGAGCCCGCGTTGCAGGCCCTGCTGAAGCTGAAGCAGGCGGACTTCCAGTACGACCCGGACGCGTTGCTGCTGGACGTGCCGCAGATGGACCAGGACCTCGCGGCCCTGGCCGGCGGCCTCAACGCAGGTTGA
- a CDS encoding OB-fold nucleic acid binding domain-containing protein, translating into MTNENVPESASPTQEGSVETVRKVYAADLREKDRVHTVFRVTKKEKVTARSGKVFVSATLVDKSGEVDARVFDKVDTLEPLFQPGDFVLVQGNVIQFHGRTQVVVEAVERLDPEPLDPKEFEPPPAPPPAEAKPAAPEPKAAPEAKAEKPEKADKGEARGNEGPGGARAAGLIREMVSERISDAFVKQLLLAFLDEPKIASGLPVAQGARGTHHAWRGGLAEHILSVMRLTLRVADQYPMADRDLLLAGALLQQVMKAADASESSDEGRLVGNLVLTAQKLREKALAIPGFPPLLEQHLTHLVISQHGDAQHGSPKSPVTLEAQIIHSLESLDARIASWLEAMQRDSHDKWTDVVRPYERQLWKGASPTSRGRAPVEGGGRRKGREEKRKARAEKPQQGGAPAEGAAAQQEQAQRPPRKERPPREERQPREERPPRPPREERPPRDASSLPRELTFKPFSALTTVSSDKGGEGSSES; encoded by the coding sequence ATGACCAACGAAAACGTGCCCGAGTCCGCGTCCCCCACCCAGGAAGGCTCCGTGGAGACCGTCCGCAAGGTGTATGCGGCCGACCTGCGGGAGAAGGACCGCGTCCATACCGTCTTCCGCGTCACCAAGAAGGAGAAGGTGACCGCCCGCAGCGGCAAGGTGTTCGTCTCCGCCACGCTCGTCGACAAGAGCGGCGAGGTCGACGCCCGCGTCTTCGACAAGGTCGACACGCTCGAGCCCCTCTTCCAGCCGGGCGACTTCGTGCTCGTCCAGGGCAACGTCATCCAGTTCCACGGCCGCACCCAGGTCGTCGTCGAGGCCGTGGAGCGCCTGGACCCCGAGCCCCTGGACCCCAAGGAGTTCGAGCCGCCCCCGGCCCCGCCCCCCGCCGAGGCGAAGCCCGCGGCGCCCGAGCCCAAGGCCGCCCCGGAAGCCAAGGCGGAGAAGCCCGAGAAGGCCGACAAGGGTGAGGCTCGCGGCAACGAGGGCCCGGGTGGCGCGCGCGCCGCCGGCCTCATCCGGGAGATGGTCTCCGAGCGCATCAGCGACGCGTTCGTGAAGCAGCTCCTGCTGGCCTTCCTGGACGAGCCGAAGATCGCGTCCGGCCTGCCGGTGGCCCAGGGCGCCCGGGGCACGCACCACGCGTGGCGCGGCGGCCTGGCGGAGCACATCCTGTCGGTGATGCGGCTGACGCTCCGCGTGGCGGACCAGTACCCCATGGCGGACCGGGACCTGCTGCTGGCCGGCGCGCTCCTCCAGCAGGTGATGAAGGCGGCGGACGCCTCCGAGTCCTCCGACGAGGGCCGGCTGGTGGGCAACCTGGTCCTGACGGCGCAGAAGCTGCGCGAGAAGGCGCTGGCCATCCCTGGCTTCCCGCCGCTCCTGGAGCAGCACCTCACGCACCTGGTCATCTCCCAGCACGGCGACGCGCAGCACGGCAGCCCGAAGTCGCCGGTGACGCTGGAGGCGCAGATCATCCACTCACTGGAGTCGCTCGACGCGCGCATCGCCTCGTGGCTGGAGGCCATGCAGCGCGACTCGCACGACAAGTGGACGGACGTGGTGCGCCCCTACGAGCGCCAGCTCTGGAAGGGCGCCTCGCCCACCTCGCGGGGCCGCGCCCCGGTGGAGGGAGGTGGCCGCCGCAAGGGCCGCGAGGAGAAGCGCAAGGCCCGGGCGGAGAAGCCGCAGCAGGGCGGCGCCCCGGCCGAGGGGGCGGCTGCGCAGCAGGAGCAGGCCCAGCGTCCGCCGCGCAAGGAGCGTCCGCCCCGCGAGGAGCGGCAGCCCCGTGAGGAGCGCCCGCCCCGGCCGCCCCGCGAGGAGCGGCCGCCGCGTGACGCGAGCTCGCTGCCCAGGGAGCTGACGTTCAAGCCGTTCAGCGCGCTGACCACGGTATCGTCCGACAAGGGCGGCGAGGGTTCCTCGGAGAGCTGA
- a CDS encoding class I SAM-dependent rRNA methyltransferase codes for MLSTYLSRDAARRLRHGAPWLRREDIVSMEGTPLPGEPVQLRDEDGSVLGLGDVDLEASYAVRRLGQPDEVVEGLIPRHLRRAFERRGRLVDDPRFCRVVNDDGDGLPGLIVDRYDTHFVVQTLTRAMDARHEELTRALVEVAGAGSVLLRNDTARRKALGLPTQRPHVLYGTPPRWCRLLELGARFTVDLTYGQGTGYAYDQREVRRFVARMAQGARVLDANCNVGGLFVHAGVHGARHILAFDANPDAADLARENAEANGLLGRVMVETGKPLQVLRAVRDAFDLVLLDTPGVATDEEFVELLRHALRRTRHGGWMMVTGYHPPLPQGRFDDLVATACEGESRIATRLARPGLPPDHPTLAGSSGAEYLDAVALEVS; via the coding sequence GTGCTCAGCACCTATCTGTCCCGCGACGCCGCCCGCCGACTGCGCCATGGCGCGCCCTGGCTGCGGCGGGAGGACATCGTCTCCATGGAGGGCACGCCGCTGCCCGGCGAGCCCGTGCAGCTCCGGGACGAGGACGGCTCGGTGCTGGGCCTGGGCGACGTGGACCTGGAGGCGTCCTACGCGGTGCGGCGGCTCGGCCAGCCAGACGAGGTGGTGGAGGGCCTGATTCCCCGCCACCTGCGCCGCGCCTTCGAGCGCCGCGGCAGGCTGGTGGATGACCCGCGCTTCTGCCGCGTCGTCAACGACGACGGGGACGGCCTGCCCGGCCTCATCGTGGACCGCTACGACACGCACTTCGTGGTGCAGACGCTCACCCGCGCCATGGACGCGCGCCACGAGGAGCTGACGCGGGCGCTGGTGGAGGTGGCCGGCGCGGGCTCGGTGCTGCTGCGCAACGACACCGCGCGCCGCAAGGCGCTGGGCCTGCCCACGCAGCGCCCCCACGTCCTCTATGGCACCCCACCCCGCTGGTGCCGGCTGCTGGAGCTGGGCGCCCGCTTCACCGTGGACCTCACGTACGGCCAGGGCACGGGCTACGCGTATGACCAGCGCGAGGTCCGCCGCTTCGTGGCGCGCATGGCCCAGGGCGCGCGCGTGCTGGACGCGAACTGCAACGTGGGCGGGCTCTTCGTCCACGCGGGCGTCCACGGCGCCCGGCACATCCTCGCTTTCGACGCCAACCCGGACGCCGCGGACCTGGCCCGGGAGAACGCGGAGGCCAACGGCCTGCTGGGACGGGTGATGGTGGAGACGGGCAAGCCCCTCCAGGTGCTGCGCGCCGTCCGAGACGCCTTCGACCTGGTGCTGCTGGACACGCCGGGCGTGGCGACCGACGAGGAATTCGTGGAGTTGCTGCGTCACGCGCTTCGCAGGACGCGCCACGGGGGCTGGATGATGGTCACCGGGTACCATCCGCCCCTCCCCCAGGGCCGCTTCGATGACCTGGTGGCCACCGCCTGCGAGGGCGAGTCGCGCATCGCCACCCGGCTGGCCCGTCCCGGCCTGCCGCCGGACCACCCGACGCTGGCCGGCTCCTCGGGGGCCGAGTACCTCGACGCAGTGGCGTTGGAAGTCAGCTAA
- a CDS encoding NAD(P)/FAD-dependent oxidoreductase, whose product MAYRVNNIGLWLDEPEELLGQRAAEKLGVTRSDLASVRVVRSVLDARKKGSPRYIYTLEVELARGKQPTKLPPDVGEAPPAPEPLAPVKAPEQWPIIVGTGPAGLFAALGLLERGVRSILLERGREVVSRRKDVAKLMRDGTLDPESNMNFGEGGAGAYTDGKLSTRINHPMVRKVIEAFARYGAPDQILIDGKPHIGSDLLPGAVAKLREELIAGGCEVHFGTRVEDLLYKDGHVAGVKLSDGRTLESNRVILAPGNSARELYERFAADGRVIVEAKPFALGFRAEHPQTLINSIQYGNAAKNPRLPPADYKLAENLEVDGEVRGVYSFCMCPGGIVVPTPTEEGLQCTNGMSNSRRNARYANAGIVVSVSVADFEREGFRGPLAGLEFQRHWESKAYELGGGRFYAPAQTIPDYLAGRVKKDPGGTSYRPGLAHVDLNRLFPERLTESLKQALRTFERKMRGFISEEGKLIGIESRTSSPVRITRGEDLQSVSMKGLYPAGEGCGYAGGIVSSAIDGLRVAEQIATELS is encoded by the coding sequence ATGGCGTATCGGGTGAACAACATCGGGCTGTGGCTGGACGAGCCGGAGGAGCTGCTCGGTCAGCGCGCCGCGGAGAAGCTGGGCGTCACCCGCTCCGACCTCGCGTCCGTGCGCGTGGTGCGCTCCGTGCTGGACGCGCGGAAGAAGGGCAGCCCGCGCTACATCTACACGCTGGAGGTGGAGCTGGCCCGGGGCAAGCAGCCCACGAAGCTGCCGCCGGACGTGGGCGAGGCGCCCCCCGCGCCGGAGCCGCTGGCCCCGGTGAAGGCGCCGGAGCAGTGGCCCATCATCGTCGGCACGGGCCCCGCGGGGCTCTTCGCCGCGCTGGGCCTGCTGGAGCGCGGCGTGCGCAGCATCCTGCTGGAGCGGGGCCGGGAGGTGGTGTCGCGCCGCAAGGACGTGGCGAAGCTCATGCGCGACGGGACGCTGGACCCCGAAAGCAACATGAACTTCGGCGAGGGCGGCGCGGGCGCGTACACGGACGGCAAGCTGTCCACGCGCATCAACCACCCCATGGTGCGCAAGGTCATTGAAGCCTTCGCCCGCTACGGCGCGCCGGATCAGATCCTCATCGACGGCAAGCCGCACATCGGCTCGGACCTGCTGCCCGGCGCGGTGGCGAAGCTGCGCGAGGAGCTCATCGCCGGCGGCTGCGAGGTCCACTTCGGCACGCGCGTGGAGGACCTGCTCTACAAGGACGGCCACGTGGCCGGCGTGAAGCTGTCCGACGGCCGCACGCTGGAGAGCAACCGCGTCATCCTGGCCCCCGGCAACTCCGCGCGCGAGCTGTACGAGCGCTTCGCCGCCGACGGCCGCGTCATCGTGGAGGCCAAGCCCTTCGCGCTGGGCTTCCGCGCCGAGCACCCGCAGACGCTCATCAACAGCATCCAGTACGGCAACGCGGCGAAGAACCCGCGCCTGCCCCCGGCGGACTACAAGCTGGCGGAGAACCTGGAGGTGGACGGCGAGGTGCGCGGCGTCTACTCGTTCTGCATGTGCCCCGGCGGCATCGTGGTGCCCACGCCCACGGAGGAGGGGCTCCAGTGCACCAACGGCATGAGCAACTCGCGGCGCAACGCGCGCTACGCCAACGCGGGCATCGTCGTGTCCGTGTCCGTGGCGGACTTCGAGCGCGAGGGCTTCCGCGGGCCGCTGGCGGGCCTGGAGTTCCAGCGCCACTGGGAGTCCAAGGCGTATGAGCTGGGCGGAGGCAGGTTCTACGCGCCGGCCCAGACGATTCCGGACTACCTGGCCGGGCGCGTGAAGAAGGACCCGGGCGGCACCAGCTACCGCCCCGGCCTGGCGCACGTGGACCTGAACCGGCTCTTCCCGGAGCGGCTCACCGAGTCGCTGAAGCAGGCGCTGCGCACCTTCGAGCGGAAGATGCGCGGCTTCATCAGCGAGGAGGGCAAGCTCATCGGCATCGAGAGCCGCACCTCGTCGCCGGTGCGCATCACCCGCGGCGAGGACCTCCAGTCGGTGTCCATGAAGGGCCTCTACCCGGCGGGCGAGGGCTGCGGGTACGCGGGCGGTATCGTGTCCTCCGCCATTGATGGACTGCGCGTCGCTGAGCAGATTGCCACCGAACTGTCCTGA
- the mprA gene encoding MprA protease, GlyGly-CTERM protein-sorting domain-containing form, translating to MNAPPRPPTSFPPRHGSGLLASFGHAWAGLIHTVIYQRNMRVHLIAAVLVGLVGSGIALGLAEKVTLIFCVLLIFFAEILNSALEHLVDLAVQQFDEKARLAKDAAAAGVLVLALGTVVIFAAILVHNWETVRTSTDAIVRQVALGLPLTACILVLVLPQRRPVWVDGAAFVAGGALMALQAMQTASSVFSALTAGLLFVAGAAAYQRRREQDAAPRA from the coding sequence ATGAACGCACCTCCCCGGCCACCCACGTCCTTCCCACCCCGTCATGGCTCGGGGCTGCTGGCCTCGTTCGGGCACGCGTGGGCGGGGCTCATCCACACCGTCATCTACCAGCGCAACATGCGCGTGCACCTCATCGCCGCCGTGCTGGTGGGGCTGGTGGGCAGCGGCATCGCGCTGGGGCTGGCGGAGAAGGTGACGCTCATCTTCTGCGTCCTGCTCATCTTCTTCGCCGAAATCCTCAACAGCGCGCTGGAGCACCTGGTGGACCTGGCCGTCCAGCAGTTCGACGAGAAGGCCCGGCTGGCCAAGGACGCGGCCGCCGCGGGCGTGCTGGTGCTCGCGCTGGGCACGGTGGTCATCTTCGCCGCCATCCTGGTGCACAACTGGGAGACGGTCCGCACCAGCACCGACGCCATCGTCCGTCAGGTGGCGCTGGGCCTGCCGCTGACGGCCTGCATCCTGGTGCTGGTGCTGCCCCAGCGCCGGCCCGTGTGGGTGGATGGAGCCGCCTTCGTCGCGGGCGGCGCGCTGATGGCGCTCCAGGCCATGCAGACGGCCAGCAGCGTCTTCAGCGCCCTCACCGCGGGTCTGCTCTTTGTCGCCGGAGCGGCTGCGTACCAGCGGAGGCGGGAGCAGGACGCGGCGCCCCGCGCCTGA